Below is a genomic region from Rhodococcus sp. WMMA185.
GGATCTCCATACTGACGGTGATGATCGGGCGCCCGAGTGTGTCGGGGATTTGTTCGAGTTCTTGCGGGGTCGCGACGGCGATCGCGGTACAACTCTCAGTCAGCCCGTAACTGTCCGCCAGCGAGGTTCGGGCGAAGGGTGCCTTCTCACGTAGCCGTTCCTTGAACGCCGGCGACGAGGGCGCCGAGGCCAGCGCGAACGACGTGAGCGAAGACAGGTCGTACTTGTCGAGGTCCGAGTGCTCGATGAGACGTGAGGCCATAGTGGGGACCGCACCCCAGTTGGTGACACGCTCCCTCTCGACGAGTCCGAGCACCGCGTCCACGTCGAATCCGCCCTGGTGCATGACGACTGCGCCACCGGTCGCCAGTCGCGGAATCACCAGATTGTGCAGGCTCGCAATGTGGAAGAGCGGGGATGTCAGTAGATAGCGCAGTTCACTCGGTACGGACGGGTCGACGGGTCTTCCAGTGAATTCGCCGGCCAGGGCATCGCTGAAGCGGTGGTAGTCGACGACGGCCAGGATGTTTCGTTGCGAGTGCAGGGCACCCTTGGGCCTACCGCTCGTGCCGCTCGTGTAGAGGATTACGGCGGGATCGTCCTCGTCGACTTCCGTCTGCGGCATTGTGGCTCCCGCGTAACGGGAGAAGATCTGAGGAAGATCTCCTTCCATATTGAGGACCGGGATATCGGTGCCGACGGAGGCGAGAGACTTGGCACCGTCTGCGTCTGCGATCACCACCGTGGGGCTGCTGTGCCCCAGCGCGTACTCGACTTCCCGCGGCACCCACCAGGCGTTCAGCCCGACGCTGATGGCACCTAGCATTTGAGTGGCCCAGAATGTGATCACCCACTCGGGCGCGTTCGCGGCGAGAATTGCGACTCGATCGCCCTTTCGGACTCCGT
It encodes:
- a CDS encoding class I adenylate-forming enzyme family protein, yielding MTVPTDPQQYLNQVISRLTGPGGRFEIVEESVLGAQMPVMKNRGRSVGELLTASLQWGERDYLVTTDRRLSYTEHAAAVAALATSLRDDYGVRKGDRVAILAANAPEWVITFWATQMLGAISVGLNAWWVPREVEYALGHSSPTVVIADADGAKSLASVGTDIPVLNMEGDLPQIFSRYAGATMPQTEVDEDDPAVILYTSGTSGRPKGALHSQRNILAVVDYHRFSDALAGEFTGRPVDPSVPSELRYLLTSPLFHIASLHNLVIPRLATGGAVVMHQGGFDVDAVLGLVERERVTNWGAVPTMASRLIEHSDLDKYDLSSLTSFALASAPSSPAFKERLREKAPFARTSLADSYGLTESCTAIAVATPQELEQIPDTLGRPIITVSMEIRDPHGERVPDGTEGEICVRSPYVMLGYWGDEAATDAAIAPGRWLRTGDCGVVEHGRLRLVGRRSDLILRGGENVYPVEVEQCLDEHPSVLECAVIGTPHKDLGQEVSALVVLRADATTTEDELRDYVAERLSYFKVPSRWRITTDPLPRNATGKMIRRDIMV